Genomic DNA from Equus asinus isolate D_3611 breed Donkey chromosome 10, EquAss-T2T_v2, whole genome shotgun sequence:
TGTCAAAAGCACTCCATGTTTAAGGAAAATGTTAGGTGAATTCCTCAAATAATTTTATCTGATCCCCTATAAAGTCCATGTAATGTCTTATTCTAAGAACTCATAGGACTTTGTAATTCTTCAAGTACTAGCTGATGTCAAGCTTATAGAAGAGTTATTTAGAAATAgttttattctactttttgtctgGCAGGAATTGTTTTCCTGAAATCTGGATTCCTAGCAATACCTGGCCTGGAATTGAACATATATTTGGTCAGTCATTGATAGAAACTAAGTATTCTAGCTTCTGGGTCAATGCTTTTTCTGTTATTCAACAGTACCTTTCATGACCTCTTTGGGTGCCATGTGAAAAATGGGTAGGAAGGAAGGGTACCTAATCATCCTTTAAGTCATCTCTCAATTATGACATTCTATGTTGTTATTCCTGCTACGAGTGAATTCTAAACCTTAATTTTCTCATACCCATCTTCATATCTtggttcctcaggctgtagatgaaaGGGTTCAGCATAGGTGTCACCACTGTGTACATGAGTGTGGCTACTCTGTCCTTAACCACTGAGTACATGGACAGGGGTCTAAAATAGACATAGATGATACTCCCATAGAACAAGACCACTACGGTGAGGTGGGAGCCACAGGTAGAGAAAGCTTTCCACTTCCCAGCTGCAGAGGGGATTCTGAGCACAGTAATGATGATTCTCAGGTAGGAGAACAGGATGCACAGGAAGGGGGTTGCAATGACAGCCAGGGTCTCGGTCATGACCACCATCTGGTTGGAGGAAGTATCAGAGCAGGATAGCTTTAACACAGGCTGGGTATCACAAAAAAAGTGCTTAATGACATGGGAGGCACAGAAAGACAGCTGGGACATGAGTAGCACATAAAAGATGGAGTGCACATGGGAGATGGTGCAAGAACCCAGCAACATGAGGAGGCAACGCCGTGGATTCATCACTACATCATAACGTAGGGGGTTGCAGATGGCTACCAGCCGGTCTATGGCCATCGAGGCCAGTAAGTAGCTGTCAGTGTTCCCAAAGGCCAGGAAGAAGTACATCTGAATGAGGCAGCCCACATAGGAGATAGACTTTGTGTCTGACAGGAAATTGACCAGCATCTTGGGCACAATGTCTGTTGTGAAGCAGATATCCATGAAGGACAGGttgctgagaaaaaagtacataggtGTATGGAGCCGGGAGTCCGAGTGGATGGCTAGGATGATGAGTACATTCCCTACCATGGTGACCAGGTACATGATGAGGAAGATGGCAAAGAGTGGCTTCTGTAGCTGAGGGTTGGAAGAGATGCCCAGGAGGGTAAAGCCTGAAGTGCTGCTGCTGTCGTTCTTGATCTCCATGTCTGACTCCCTGGATGTAGGATGGAGAAACGGTAGGAGAGATATGAAGGTAATTTCATCATGACAGCTTCTTCTCTAACCTCCAGCCTATAAAAAAAGCGCACTGCTATTTTTTAGGagattaaagaatatttaatttaagaaatacagtcatgcatacCATAACAATGGGGATACAGTCTGAGGAATATGTCTCtgggtgatttcttctttgtgtgATTATCATAGTGTGCACTTTCATTAACTTAacccagccttgatggcctagtggtgaaagtttggtgtgctctgcttcagcggcctgggtttggttcctgggcatggaaccacatcacTGGTCTGCCAGTAGTCATACGgcggtggtggctcacatagaagaactagaaggacttacacctagaatgtacaactgtgtactggggctttgggaagaaaaataaaatagaggaagattggcaagagatgttagcctagggtgaatctttcccagaaaaaataaaacattgaaaaaacTGCTATGTTTTAGATTGAGGAATAGTTACTTCAAGATATACTGTTATGCGTTGCTTAATTATGGGGATAATTTCTGTGAAACGCTTCGTtgggcgattttgtcattgtgagaaCAACAAAAAGTGTACTTACCCAACCTAAATGGTATAGCATACTACACATATAgactatatgatactaatcttatgtgaCCACCTTTGTATATGTGAGCTGTTGTTGGCTGAAATGTTGTCATGTGGTGCATGCCTGTACAGAGAAACAGGGAGTACTATCCAATAAGGGGAAAGTTAAAAAGTTCCAACCTGATTCCTAAATGAGAAACTAGAGATTTCCCCCATATTAGGAACTTCTTTGTAGCCTAATTTGTCTGAATTCTTCTCAATTCTCTTTCTAAAGATAATTCTTCAGTTGTTTCTTGACTAAGTCCTCAgcctccttttgttttcttcttccaggGGAAGAGGCTGCTGGATCCCACCTTGAATCAGGATGCTTTCATACAAGGAGTCCCAGTGAATGGGGTGCTCTCTGACTCGTAGTTGTAGAGGTGGTGGTAGTGGTAGCAGGGCTAGAACAAAAGAGAGCAACAGATTTGACCACAGCTCTTTGGTACCCATAGAATTCAGATGAGACTTAGGTAAGTCTTCAGAGCAAAATGTGCTTAGtatttatttgaacatttctgtTTGGCTAACATGATCTGAGACTTAAATTATATGTTTTTGTTCAGAGATGCCACTCAAAATATGAATATTGCCAGGAATAGCCTATGTTACTGAGATTCTTTAAATGTATcatttttttgattaaaaaactgTGAAGTCCTCATTCTAAACATTCAAACATTACAGGAATATTGGACAATGTTTATGTCTATTGTATCTCAATAATGCTGGAAAAAGTCAATTcctctcaaattaataaaattcaatgCACCTATAATAACACCCCAGggaatttttgtgtttgtttttgtcttttaaactgaagttatgatagtttatagcattgtgaaatttcacttgtacgttattatttgtaaGTCCTCTTATTGGTGTgctccttcaccctttgtgcccaccctccacccttcttcccccggtaaccactaatctgctttctttgtccatgtgtttgtttatcttgcacctatgagtggagtcatatggagtttgtttttctctatctggcttatttcacttaacagaataCCCGCAAGGCAATTTTTAATGGGACTTGAGAAGGTCATTCTAATAGTCATCTAGAGGTGCAGAGGGCTAAGGGAAAACAGGATAATTGTGTAGAAATTAGAATAATGACAGAGAACTTTTATAATCTACAATCAGAACATATAATAATGAGAAACAGCAAGGTAATggtacacacagagaaaaaaacatgaattGACCAACATAAAGAATTCTGTATTCTTGTACTTCTACATGTATATAGATCTTAATTAATGTGGAACTTTAATATAGTATGGATTTATTTTATAGCAATGGAGAaatgatggactataattaagtGATGTTTATAGCAATTTgctgaaaatttggaaaaaataaggcTAGATTCCTGTCCAACCCACACATAGAAATAAAACCCATTTGAGTGAACAATCTAAAAGTAAAAAGTCCAAACCATTTTATAAGTATTAGCCAAAAATAAAGGAGTATATTTTTATGGTCTGAAGAGGGAGAAgtcattttaagaaagaaataaagtgtAGAGGCAAGAATAACTAATTCTATACTGCAcgatttgaaaattttattaaaagatatcATAAGCAATGCTAATATATAAACTattgacaaagaaaatatctgagaCACATTTACCAAAGAAAACTTATGGGAAGGTGTCCAACCTCTTTGGTagtcagaaaatataaattagactAAAATACAATTTTCACCCATGAGATTGTCaagaaaatgattttgaaatatccaaaaggaaaaagacactCACATAAGCTAGTAGTGAGAAGGTTGTCAGTGTAGGCCTTTTGCTAGTCTCTATCAAAATCGAAAAGCTACATCTCTTTATGCAATAATTCCATTTAGAGAAATCTATCCTTTAAAAGTAGTCATAAATGCGACcagccctggtggtgtagtggttaactttggtgtgctctgcttaggcagcgcaggtttgattcctgggtgtggacctaaaccactcatccgtcagtggccatgctgtggcagcagcttacatacaaaaagaggaagattggcaacagatgttacagggaaaatcttcctcagcaaaaaaagaaaaaaaaggaatcataaaTGTATAGTGAAAGATATGTACACACATTTATTGTAGCATTGCTTATAATACcaaacaaaacaccacaaacaaaacaacccacaaaggaaacaatctaaatatccacAAATAGGTGACTTATTAAAACAATTTACAGTGCATTCTCATGACTCAGTATCATGCAGTCTCTAAAGAAATAAGATTGCTAATGTTAGCGAACATTTACTAGCGCTCAATATGTCACACACAAAACTAAGTGCTTTGAATGTCttttatcactttattttctccaaatcaaAGAGATAGGCACTAGTATTATccctaaagattaaaaaaatagagttaaGCAAAGTTAAGTAATTTGGCAGGTCCCACAGTTAGTAAGTGCTCGAGttgggatttgaattcaggcaTCTGACGGCAGAGCGGAAGCTCTTCACTGCTAAGCTATGTTATCACTGTGACACTACTGTCTATGATATTTTGCTAATTGACAAAAGCAGGTTTCAGAACAATGCATATAGAATAATCCAATTTTTGTAGAGGAAATAGGGCCTTTACATATGTATTTgtttggtgtgtgtgtttgtgtgtgtgtgtaattgcCTTCTGAAGGGAGACTGGAGGGACAGAATGAGGAGTTCCTTCCGTATTTACCTTTATATTACATTGTTTGCTTTTCAGATTAAGGAACACAAGTTtctttgtattaattttctaatgaaaaaggtgaaagttctttatatttccatttcccaGAGAACTAGAGTTGTgtgcatattttaaagttatttttctctgcaTGGATCCATACACACATTATGTTCAGGAATAGGGTCATACTATCCATAAGGACCCATAGGGccaggaaaaggga
This window encodes:
- the LOC106830847 gene encoding olfactory receptor 1L4-like, giving the protein MEIKNDSSSTSGFTLLGISSNPQLQKPLFAIFLIMYLVTMVGNVLIILAIHSDSRLHTPMYFFLSNLSFMDICFTTDIVPKMLVNFLSDTKSISYVGCLIQMYFFLAFGNTDSYLLASMAIDRLVAICNPLRYDVVMNPRRCLLMLLGSCTISHVHSIFYVLLMSQLSFCASHVIKHFFCDTQPVLKLSCSDTSSNQMVVMTETLAVIATPFLCILFSYLRIIITVLRIPSAAGKWKAFSTCGSHLTVVVLFYGSIIYVYFRPLSMYSVVKDRVATLMYTVVTPMLNPFIYSLRNQDMKMGMRKLRFRIHS